The DNA window TGCCCTTCACAAAATAGGTTTTCATAATCGTTTCAAGTAACTCAATCCCAATAATGATCAACATGAATAGGCCAAATACATCCAGCAGTTGATCCGAGTCAATTAATAAAAAAGGCGCTGCAAGGATTAGATCATGAAAAATCATCCAGCCAATATCCAGCGTGGCTAAACCAATGACAAGCGCCAACATGATCATGAGCAACTGGGTCATTAATTTTTCGTATTGCTTAAACAGCTTTAGCATCAATCATTCCGCAAGGTTTGCTAGACCATACTTTAGTACGAATCCCTAGCCCCTTGGAAGAATTCATGGTTGGGCCATCAGAAATTACAATCAAAAAAAAGGTGTACCGTGACCAATGAGGCCTTGAAACAGCCAAGGTGAAACCCTACATCCGGGAACTATAACGGGATGAAGCTGTCACAAAATCGGTAGTGGGTATTACCAGATTTGCCACCTTTCGATCATTGGGTCTTGTGCGGCCTCACGTTGGTTGCCAGACCTATTACTCTTCTGCATCTAGAGCTTAAATTGCGATTTTACTTCATACAAAAGGGACTTTTTTGATGTTTAGACGACACTCTCTACGCCCAGCGATCGCCTGTTTTGGTTTATTTTTTACCGCTGTGCCTGCTGCTCCTTCATTGGCACAGGATTCAGTCACTGCAACGATTCCAGAGGCCTACTATGTTGGGGTCAACCAAAGCCGCTTAGGAAATTATGGCGCAGCGTTATTTGAGCTGACGACCGCTATCGGGTTTAGCCCAAACTTTGCAGAGGCTTACTATCAGCGGGGCTTTGTCCAGGCAAAAATGGGTAACACCGTCGAGGCGATCGCCGACTATAACCGAGCGATTCAGCGCGACCCAAATCACGAAATATCTTATCTCCAGCGCGGTAAATTACGAGCTCAGGCCAATGATATCGCTGGGGCGATCGCCGATTTTAACCGCATTTTGACAACCCTTAATCCGGATAATACACTAGCTCTAGTCGCCCGAGGTCAAGCCTACACGGCCACAGGAGAAGCAGTTTTAGCGCTACAGGATTTTACCCGAGCCATTAATCTGAATAACCGTTTGGCTAGTGCCTATGTAGAGCGGGGCTTAGTTTACCAGCAACTTAATAATGTTGTGCAAGCTGTCGCCGACTATTCAATGGCAGTTGAAATTGACCCCTCTCTCGTTACGCCTTACCTGCGACGGGGGGCTATTTATCGCCAAGGCAATAGAATCGATGAGGCGATCGCCGACTACAATTTTGCCCTCCGCAATGACCCAGAAAATGCCATGGCCTATTATCTGCGAGGCGTTGCCATGGAACAGAAAGGACAGTACCAAGCCGCCTTCACCGATTATTCACGCGCCATTGAATTCAACCAAAACATCGCCCCCGCCTACGGCAATCGAGGCAGTTTGTACGCCCAACGGGGTGAATATGCTGCCGCCAGACAAGACTATCGACAAGCTGCCCAGCTCTTTCTAGACCAAGGCAAACAAGACGATTACCTCATTACTTTAGAACTGATGCGTACCCTGCCAGACTAACTTTGTAGTACTTACGCTATACTCACAGAATACATCAATCAATCATGGGTTTATGCGTATTAAAAGTTGGGAAAGTCCTCGCCGTCGGGGTCGCAATGATAAAGGCAAAGGTGGTTCAGCCCGCCAGCGTCAACTAAAAAAACGCAATCAAATGCTGAAAAAGAAACTGAAGGGTCAGCAAAATGACCGCACCGGAGGGGACATAACATCCCCTCTTTTTTATTGTTTTTGTTGAGTCTTTATTGGCTAGATTCGTGGGCAAGGTGCGCCGTCACGAGGCGATCGCCCTTTGTAAATTTAAAGAATCGCCGACCGCTACTATCCTTACTGGCGGCGGGAAATTTATCGAGACCCATCAGCTCAACCTGATCTTTAGAATCCTTTAGCCATAGCTGCGTTTCCGTATCGGGAATGAACATCGTTAGGAGCAAATCTGTCTTACTCTCAAATCGCATGACATGGTTGCCCATATCGCCACGACGACCAAGGCGCAAGCTATTTGCCTCTAGACGTTTACCGTAGCCTTCTTCCGATAGCAAAAAGATTTCTTCGCCCTGCTGTAAAGATTCACAACCGACAATTTTTTCGTTAAATCGCAGTTTTAAAGCTTGATTTCCTTGGGATGTACGACCCTGAACTGGAATTTCGCTCTGACTAATGGGTAAATGTAAAACACGACCACTACTAACGGCGATCGCCACCCGATCTTCACCGGGCTGCACAAAAAACGCAAACTGCAATGAGTCTTTGTCTTTCAGCTTAATTAGGCTCAAACCGCGGCTGGTAAAGCTGCCTAATTCTGTCGCTGCTAAACGTTTAATCTTGCCCTTGGCCGTCAACAACAGAAGGTCAAGCTCTTCTAAATTCTCCGGCAACATAAATTGTGTAATGGGCTGGTGGTTATCGCGCTGGGCATGGTCAGGCAATAACTCTGCCAACTGAGGTTTATCCCGCTGCTCTTGGTAGGGTAAATCGGCGATCGCCACCGGATAGGCCTTACCTTGGTCGGTACAAACAATGAGATTTTCCTGCTGGCCAATGGCTTCTTTATAAAAAATAGCCTCTTCACTCACAATACCCGCATCATCATTGCCCCAGTAAATACCGCCATCAGCGGCGATCGCCACATGGGATGTTTCCGAACGCTGCGGCAATAGATTAAGCATCGGTTCAGCTTCTTTCTTCGCGCGGCGGCGCTTCTTTTTTGGAACTTCTGAGACCCCCGCTTCCGTTGCCGTTGTCTCAGGCATTTGGGTTTTTGTCGGTTCCGGCTGAGTATCCGGCAACCTTGTCCGACGCGGGTCAGAAAACTTCCGTTTCAGCGATCGCAAATCCTTTTTTAGGGCTTTTAATAACTCGTGGCGATCGTTCAAAAGCACATTTAACTTCCCAATATCACCATCCAACTCTTCAAATTCCTGCTCTAATTTTTGCTTCTCTAAACCCGTCAAACGCCGCATCGGCATCGCCAAGATTGCATCCGACTGAATTTCACTGAGACCCAGCTCCCCTTGAAACTGATATTTTGCCGTTGTCCCATCCGGCGCATTACGTAAAATCTCAATCACACTATCGATATTATTCAGTGCTAGCAGCAATCCTGCCACCGAGTGGCGACGACTTTCCTTATGCTCCAGCTCATTACGATATTGGCGAGTAACCGTTTCCTCCCTAAACCGTAGAAACTCTTGCAAAATCTGCTTTAGCGACAATTGGCGGGGCTGATTATCCACCAAAGACAACATAATCGCGCCAAAATTTGATTGCAATGCCGTTTTTTTATAAAGCACTTTCAAAACAGCTTCTGGTGCCGCATCCCGCTTCAGTTCAATAACAACCCGCATTCCTTGGCGATCGCTCTCATCCCGAATATCAGAAATCCCGACGATTTTGCCATCATTCACCAAAGCCGCAATCTTCTCAATCCACGCCGCCTTATTTACTTGATAAGGTAACTCCGTAATCACCAAAGCATTGATATCACGCTTTCGTTTTTTCCCAACCTGCAACACCTCAAGGTGCACAATCCCCCGCATCGGAATACTGCCCCGTCCAGTTTTGTAAGCCTGTCGTACCCCATCAAGATCGACAATTTCACCACCAGTCGGAAAATCCGGTGCCGGAATATATTTCCAGAGTTTTTCATCCTCAATCTCAGGGCGATCAATCACCGCAATTAAGCCATCAACCACCTCACCAAGATTATGGGGCGGCATATTCGTTGCCATCCCCACCGCAATACCCGAAGACCCATTGAGCAGCAAAATCGGCAGCTGCACCGGCAACACCACAGGCTCCTGCTGCGATCCATCAAAATTATCCGTAAAATCAACCGTTTCTTCCCCCACCTGTCCCAACATGGCCTCAAAGCTGACCGGCGCTA is part of the [Limnothrix rosea] IAM M-220 genome and encodes:
- a CDS encoding phosphate-starvation-inducible PsiE family protein, translated to MLKLFKQYEKLMTQLLMIMLALVIGLATLDIGWMIFHDLILAAPFLLIDSDQLLDVFGLFMLIIIGIELLETIMKTYFVKGNNHFEVVLSVAIIAIARKVIILDLKQVDSLTMFGIAAIILSLTIGYYFMKKSHDDPPKDDPKEIAPPPRSPKARKYSDYDN
- a CDS encoding tetratricopeptide repeat protein, which codes for MFRRHSLRPAIACFGLFFTAVPAAPSLAQDSVTATIPEAYYVGVNQSRLGNYGAALFELTTAIGFSPNFAEAYYQRGFVQAKMGNTVEAIADYNRAIQRDPNHEISYLQRGKLRAQANDIAGAIADFNRILTTLNPDNTLALVARGQAYTATGEAVLALQDFTRAINLNNRLASAYVERGLVYQQLNNVVQAVADYSMAVEIDPSLVTPYLRRGAIYRQGNRIDEAIADYNFALRNDPENAMAYYLRGVAMEQKGQYQAAFTDYSRAIEFNQNIAPAYGNRGSLYAQRGEYAAARQDYRQAAQLFLDQGKQDDYLITLELMRTLPD
- a CDS encoding DNA topoisomerase (ATP-hydrolyzing) subunit A yields the protein MAQQLDLLQLGNIVPTALHTEMEQSYLEYAMSVIVGRALPDVRDGLKPVHRRILYAMYELGLSPDRPYRKCARVVGDVLGKYHPHGDQSVYDALVRLVQDFSTRYPLLAGHGNFGSIDNDPPAAMRYTETRLAPVSFEAMLGQVGEETVDFTDNFDGSQQEPVVLPVQLPILLLNGSSGIAVGMATNMPPHNLGEVVDGLIAVIDRPEIEDEKLWKYIPAPDFPTGGEIVDLDGVRQAYKTGRGSIPMRGIVHLEVLQVGKKRKRDINALVITELPYQVNKAAWIEKIAALVNDGKIVGISDIRDESDRQGMRVVIELKRDAAPEAVLKVLYKKTALQSNFGAIMLSLVDNQPRQLSLKQILQEFLRFREETVTRQYRNELEHKESRRHSVAGLLLALNNIDSVIEILRNAPDGTTAKYQFQGELGLSEIQSDAILAMPMRRLTGLEKQKLEQEFEELDGDIGKLNVLLNDRHELLKALKKDLRSLKRKFSDPRRTRLPDTQPEPTKTQMPETTATEAGVSEVPKKKRRRAKKEAEPMLNLLPQRSETSHVAIAADGGIYWGNDDAGIVSEEAIFYKEAIGQQENLIVCTDQGKAYPVAIADLPYQEQRDKPQLAELLPDHAQRDNHQPITQFMLPENLEELDLLLLTAKGKIKRLAATELGSFTSRGLSLIKLKDKDSLQFAFFVQPGEDRVAIAVSSGRVLHLPISQSEIPVQGRTSQGNQALKLRFNEKIVGCESLQQGEEIFLLSEEGYGKRLEANSLRLGRRGDMGNHVMRFESKTDLLLTMFIPDTETQLWLKDSKDQVELMGLDKFPAASKDSSGRRFFKFTKGDRLVTAHLAHESSQ